A window of the Podospora bellae-mahoneyi strain CBS 112042 chromosome 6, whole genome shotgun sequence genome harbors these coding sequences:
- a CDS encoding hypothetical protein (COG:U; EggNog:ENOG503NY8P) has product MASSSTSTPLLYSCISYSSTLLTESSTSSSPNLPQLATLILPKIDHSTPQKLTYTHGTYHINYISESPLPLTFLVISDSSSVSRRISFNYLTAIRTKFLAAYPPQSTDLATLPNYGCASLNSDLKRLMIEYGTNNVRGEDNAEQDDAIRTAQREIEDVRGIMTRNIEGLLERGERIDLLVDKTDRLGGSAREFRVRSRGLKRRMWWKNVKLMGLLGLVLVLIIVTVVVSVKNNLP; this is encoded by the exons atggcctcctcatccacctccacccccctcctcta ctCCTGCATATcctactcctccaccctcctaaccgaatcctccacctcctcctcccccaacctcccccaactagcaaccctcatcctccccaaaatcgaccactccaccccccaaaagctAACCTACACCCACGGAACCTACCACATCAACTACATCTCCgaatcccccctccccctcacgTTCCTCGTGATCTCCGACTCGTCCTCCGTATCCCGACGCATCTCGTTCAACTACCTCACCGCGATCCGAACTAAATTCCTCGCC GCCTACCCCCCTCAATCAACCGACCTCGCCACCCTCCCAAATTACGGCTGCGCCTCTCTGAACTCTGACCTAAAGAGGCTCATGATCGAGTACGGCACCAACAATGTGAGAGGAGAAGACAACGCCGAGCAGGACGACGCCATTCGTACCGCCCAGAGGGAGATCGAGGATGTGAGGGGCATCATGACGAGAAACATTGAGGGCCTGTTGGAGAGAGGGGAACGCATCGACCTGCTTGTCGACAAGACTGATCGCCTGGGCGGGTCAGCAAGGGAGTTTCGCGTGAGGAGCAGGGggctgaagaggaggatgtggtggaagAATGTGAAGCTGatggggctgttggggttggttttAGTGTTGATTAttgtgacggtggtggtgagtgtgAAGAACAATCTTCCTTAG
- a CDS encoding hypothetical protein (EggNog:ENOG503P6D0) translates to MGIFSFLSRKSHDKHKAASLRAHAYDTTAAGTVPVQGEHVNNIAAGRDPSELTHVGAYPVAGNGPNVFDTLSGGRPDSRHAQLSSTVPDNHNGAAPAPGVPRYRDPTTDRPNTAPNGQPTLQHVSSGTRLRKAAKKGPPISFKMLRSVGSTISGGSRPGSKGSEYETKSTLRGTVSHSRSSSMRSESGRFRDILDAHSELKPPDFRARVKAAGAKDYGEDVAERNMGENGFDLESEHVKAFYNSHPSALRPRRSAPALNPRSSRHTIREAQNGQQPPKRPMVPPHASIAPSQRSLPQALPGQTPRHKPAETALYADMKTTGGGHLKRRVSVNTYMPPASFQNTSAVSLSKVHGSEINTIDLDILKPPIVMGAPRTSGETPRTARIPRDSVMLARRKVSIPGHLARRDSSSPERTFSLRSATTRPQHHHQRASMSSSASASFPPRHRHSLHTLHSSISSSGVQSWDGSTFLQGTTTTTTTTTPLAYPRRLHTATQPFQPSSVSEVDVDAVDDWVEFCSSHKTASTTPKPTASSLANLGFRRPLSMMGSTPPPPPLNPPARPATAVPFEIPEHHVPIRTRSLRGYSASSGTPTTHTVTVRSSSSPGRPQSRTTVTSASVDDDSLAPEAVKLAEGEDDDGFNMDDHISSDEVDSVLGGGGKKPSGEGEEELLWKEEGYGGGGLMLPGLWEVFPEAKVKGSYDGIGDSFGPRGGGRRRRRRYVIDTGVEYGSSGDEGEGFGEERREEEEEEEEEEEEEMVRGRGRGVVVGRVRGRGRRRGKLEGIYGEKEGSDADDEEGTPRGRRASVGSYYMELREKVGVGVIEEEKEVMGKVDAAAAVRMRKQVKCAKRAAGGGRFRLRTGGEGAANIGVRRNKSVPVLCVEGEEYRG, encoded by the exons ATGGGCATCTTCAGCTTTCTCTCAAGAAAGTCTCATGACAAGCACAAGGCTGCTTCTCTAAGAGCACACGCCTATGACACGACAGCCGCTGGGACTGTCCCTGTTCAAGGTGAGCATGTCAACAATATTGCTGCGGGTAGAGATCCAAGTGAGCTTACACATGTAGGAGCATACCCAGTAGCAGGCAATGGTCCCAATGTTTTCGATACGCTGTCTGGGGGACGTCCGGACTCTCGTCATGCACAGCTTTCGTCGACGGTGCCGGATAATCACAACGGAGCTGCGCCTGCCCCTGGGGTTCCTCGCTATCGAGACCCGACTACTGACCGACCAAACACGGCTCCCAATGGGCAGCCAACGTTGCAACATGTGAGCTCCGGGACCAGGTTGAGGAAGGCCGCCAAGAAAGGTCCTCCCATCTCTTTCAAGATGCTTCGAAGCGTTGGCTCTACCATCAGTGGCGGCTCGCGACCAGGATCGAAGGGTTCCGAGTACGAAACCAAGAGCACCTTGCGAGGGACCGTCAGCCATTCACGCTCCAGCTCAATGCGTAGCGAAAGTGGCAGGTTCAGAGATATCCTCGACGCCCATTCCGAGCTCAAGCCTCCCGACTTTCGAGCCAGAGTCAAGGCTGCCGGTGCCAAGGACTATGGAGAGGACGTTGCCGAAAGGAACATGGGAGAAAATGGGTTTGATCTGGAGTCAGAGCATGTCAAGGCCTTCTACAACAGCCATCCGAGCGCACTCCGGCCGAGAAGGTCAGCCCCTGCTCTCAAcccaagaagctcgaggcaCACGATTCGGGAGGCACAGAATggtcaacaaccaccaaaaaggcCGATGGTCCCCCCACATGCTTCCATCGCCCCGTCTCAGCGCTCTCTGCCCCAAGCACTGCCGGGCCAGACGCCCCGACACAAGCCCGCCGAGACCGCCCTGTACGCTGACATGAAAACCACGGGTGGCGGACACCTGAAGCGACGGGTATCAGTCAACACGTATATGCCTCCAGCTTCCTTCCAGAACACCAGCGCCGTCTCCTTGAGCAAGGTGCACGGCTCAGAgatcaacaccatcgacCTGGACATTCTGAAGCCGCCGATTGTGATGGGCGCTCCGAGGACAAGCGGGGAGACCCCGCGGACGGCGAGGATACCGCGGGATTCAGTGATGCtcgcgaggaggaaggtgtcgATACCGGGCCACCTCGCTCGGCGTGACAGCTCTTCTCCAGAAAGGACGTTTTCTCTCCGGTCAGCTACCACCCgaccccagcaccaccaccagcgtgCGTCAATGAGTAGTTCAGCCAGCGCATCGTTTCCCCCCCGCCACCGTCACAGTTTACACACGTTGCACTCGTCTATTTCTTCGTCTGGTGTTCAGAGCTGGGATGGCAGCACGTTTCTTCagggaacaacaacaacaacaaccacaacaacaccgctGGCTTACCCGCGTCGTCTTCACACTGCTACTCAACCCTTTCAGCCATCGTCCGTGTctgaggttgatgttgacgcTGTGGATGATTGGGTGGAATTTTGTTCTT CCCACAAGACAGCTTCTACAACCCCTAAACCTACCGCTTCCTCATTGGCAAACCTGGGGTTTCGTCGTCCCCTCTCCATGATGGGAAGcacaccgccaccgccgcccctgaacccccccGCCCGACCGGCAACCGCTGTACCGTTTGAAATCCCTGAACACCACGTCCCGATTCGCacgaggagtttgagaggtTACTCGGCCTCGTCCGGGACACCGACCACGCACACCGTCACGGTTAGATCCTCCTCCAGTCCTGGACGTCCGCAGTCACGAACGACGGTCACGTCTGCCTCTGTGGATGATGACAGTCTGGCGCCCGAGGCGGTCAAGcttgctgagggggaggatgatgatgggtttaATATGGATGATCACATTTCTTCGGATGAGGTCGATAGCGtgctcgggggtggggggaaaaAGCcgagcggggagggggaggaggagctgctctggaaggaggaggggtatggggggggggggttgatgttgccggGGTTGTGGGAGGTTTTTCCGGAGGCGAAGGTAAAGGGGAGTTATGATGGGATTGGGGATAGTTTTGGGCCtaggggcggggggaggaggaggaggaggaggtatgTGATTGATACGGGGGTTGAGTATGGGAGtagtggtgatgagggagaggggtttggggaggagaggagggaggaggaggaggaggaggaggaagaggaagaggaggagatggtgagggggagggggaggggggtggttgttggaagggtgaggggcaggggaaggagaagggggaaatTGGAGGGGATTTATGgagaaaaggaggggagtgatgctgatgatgaggaggggacgccgagggggaggagggcgtcgGTGGGGAGTTATTACAtggagttgagggagaaggttggggtgggggttattgaggaggagaaggaggtgatgggcaaAGTGGATGCGGCTGCTGCGGTTAGGATGAGGAAGCAGGTCAAGTGTGCGAAGAGGGCggctggtggggggaggtttaGGCTGCGaacgggaggggagggggcggcgAATATTGGAGTCAGGAGGAACAAgtcggtgccggtgttgtgtgttgaaggggaggagtaCAGGGGGTGA
- the SUV3 gene encoding RNA helicase (BUSCO:EOG092629FB; EggNog:ENOG503NVKA; COG:A) — MNALLRNAYKWPKCTPPVSVAAFSTAPSPWRKAANSSSKSRERERNIINLHHEINDSLDQLKDSLDHGESSSRGGRPSKNKSTFSQKRSYQMFEVLVNARVNKVMREMGDYRDRQEDWRAFGVNNQVQLDSSIGLFKKALDTCFAKATEKGMISRSDNPLFWNLRNSFVKGDNRGLSSELVHSFQTFLMKERFPDAINELHREIADLRFPYEWYPATRMLQRTVHLHVGPTNSGKTYNALKALEGAKTGIYAGPLRLLAHEIWSRFAAKGKPCALVTGEEVRIPEGVDRWFHSCTVEMSPLNKPVDVAVVDEIQMIASEDRGWAWTQAVLGLQAKELHLCGEDRVVELIQDLCARIGDRCIVHRYQRLNPLETMSKSLRGDFRNLEKGDAVVAFSRVALHKLKAGIEQATGKRCAIVYGSLPPETRAQQAALFNDPNNEYDYLVASDAIGMGLNLEIKRVIFESSSKFDGNKVRSLTVPEIKQIGGRAGRYRTASAEIASAQEGAVGGEEAVEAKVESNTGWVTAFDFRDLQDIQNAFQKEAKPIETAGLFPPANIIERFHTYFPPRTPTSFVLTRLRELARLSPRFHLCDFDTALEIADAIQPYNLSVADRCVFLNCPVSFRVSRDGESNGQREALQAFAKCVAEMGSGHLLDFDCIDLSILDMDEETRMTMFNNPAYLQSLERLHQIITMYLWLSYRYEGVFQSQSVAFKVKEIVEDRITEFLDKLTYVTYSQARRRQAMREAAERHKKAEEQLLGEEEQEHLQEHHEEEPEEPIIEIVEELDPEEIIGEVIEEGGTGEREPGPDAEKNQGSG; from the coding sequence ATGAACGCCCTGCTCAGGAATGCCTACAAGTGGCCGAAATGCACACCACCAGTGTCCGTAGCAGCGTTTTCCACCGCGCCGTCGCCGTGGCGCAAAGCGGCCAACTCGTCGTCCAAGTCCAGGGAGCGTGAGAGGAACATTATAAATTTGCACCACGAAATCAACGACAGCCTCGACCAGCTCAAAGACAGCCTCGACCATGGCGAATCCTCGTCCCGCGGCGGCCGCCCCAGCAAGAACAAGTCCACCTTCAGCCAGAAGCGTAGCTATCAGATGTTTGAGGTGCTTGTCAACGCCAGGGTGAACAAGGTGATGCGAGAGATGGGCGACTATAGGGACCGGCAGGAGGATTGGCGGGCCTTTGGCGTCAACAACCAGGTGCAGCTCGACAGCTCGATCGGCCTCTTCAAGAAGGCGCTCGACACATGTTTTGCGAAAGCCACTGAGAAAGGCATGATTAGTCGTTCGGACAACCCCCTATTTTGGAATCTGCGGAATTCTTTTGTCAAGGGCGACAACAGGGGGCTCAGCTCGGAGCTGGTGCACAGTTTTCAGACGTTCTTGATGAAGGAGCGTTTCCCAGACGCCATCAACGAGCTGCACAGAGAGATCGCCGACCTGCGGTTCCCCTACGAGTGGTACCCGGCGACTAGGATGCTGCAGCGTACCGTTCATCTTCACGTCGGCCCAACAAACTCTGGGAAGACATACAACGCCCTCAAGGCTCTGGAAGGCGCCAAGACGGGGATATACGCTGGGCCGTTGCGGCTGTTGGCCCATGAGATCTGGTCACGGTTTGCAGCCAAGGGCAAGCCATGCGCTCTGGTCACGGGTGAAGAGGTCAGGATACCCGAGGGCGTCGACAGGTGGTTCCACAGCTGCACGGTCGAGATGTCGCCCCTGAACAAACCGGTGGATGTGGCCGTCGTTGACGAGATTCAAATGATCGCCAGCGAGGACCGCGGATGGGCCTGGACACAGGCTGTTTTGGGCCTGCAAGCCAAAGAGCTTCATCTCTGCGGAGAGGACAGAGTTGTCGAGCTGATCCAGGACCTCTGCGCCAGGATCGGCGACAGGTGCATCGTTCACCGGTACCAGCGCCTGAACCCGCTCGAGACCATGTCCAAGTCTCTTCGTGGAGACTTTAGGAATCTGGAAAAAGGCGATGCGGTCGTTGCCTTCAGTCGTGTCGCACTGcacaagctcaaggccgGTATCGAGCAGGCAACCGGAAAGAGATGCGCCATCGTGTACGGCAGTCTGCCTCCGGAAACAAGAGCTCAACAGGCGGCGCTCTTCAACGATCCAAATAACGAGTACGACTACCTGGTCGCCAGCGACGCCATCGGCATGGGGTTGAACCTGGAGATCAAACGAGTCATCTTTGAGTCGTCTTCCAAGTTTGACGGCAACAAAGTGCGAAGTCTGACCGTTCCCGAAATCAAACAGATCGGCGGCCGCGCTGGTCGGTACAGGACGGCTTCCGCCGAGATTGCTTCCGCGCAAGAGGGTGCTGtcggtggagaggaagcgGTGGAAGCAAAGGTGGAATCCAACACTGGATGGGTGACGGCGTTTGATTTTCGGGATCTGCAGGACATCCAAAATGCTTTTCAAAAAGAGGCAAAGCCCATTGAGACGGCCGGCCTGTTCCCTCCGGCGAACATAATCGAGCGCTTCCATACCTACTTTCCCCCAAGAACACCCACGTCGTTTGTCCTGACCAGATTACGGGAACTGGCCAGACTGTCGCCACGGTTCCACCTCTGCGACTTTGACACGGCGCTCGAAATCGCCGATGCCATCCAGCCATACAACCTCAGCGTCGCCGACCGCTGCGTCTTCCTCAACTGCCCCGTCTCCTTCCGGGTATCCCGCGACGGAGAGAGCAACGGCCAGAGAGAGGCGCTCCAGGCGTTTGCCAAGTGCGTCGCCGAGATGGGGAGCGGTCATCTGTTAGACTTTGACTGTATCGACCTGAGCATTCTGGACATGGACGAGGAAACGAGGATGACCATGTTCAACAACCCAGCCTACTTGCAGAGCCTCGAACGGCTGCACCAGATTATCACCATGTATCTCTGGCTGAGCTATCGCTACGAGGGCGTGTTCCAAAGCCAGTCGGTGGCgttcaaggtcaaggagattgtggaggaCAGGATCACCGAGTTCCTTGACAAGCTTACGTATGTTACGTACTCGCAGGCCAGGCGTCGGCAGGCCATGCGTGAGGCGGCCGAGAGACAtaagaaggccgaggagcagttgctgggggaggaggagcaggagcattTGCAGGAGCAtcacgaggaggagccggaggaGCCGATCATcgagattgtggaggagctggatcCGGAGGAGATCATTGGGGAGGTTATCGAAGAGGGGGGGACTGGGGAGCGGGAGCCAGGACCGGACGCTGAGAAGAATCAGGGGTcggggtga
- a CDS encoding hypothetical protein (EggNog:ENOG503Q03I) gives MAATLPPPPALSSQQHPRQEFIVPCQAVWPHAQPNPTQIQQRPPPQPAFNPAHCHPVFFSDKLRRPPFALGSGPQLNPVAHGYVYQDGTRPNGKTSGSRL, from the coding sequence ATGGCAGCTacactaccaccaccgccagcgctcagcagccaacaacatccaCGACAAGAGTTCATTGTGCCATGTCAAGCTGTCTGGCCACATGCACAACCAAATCCCACACAAATACAACAACGCCCACCGCCACAGCCAGCCTTCAACCCTGCACACTGTCACCCAGTCTTCTTCAGCGATAAGCTCCGGCGTCCGCCATTTGCCCTAGGCTCAGGGCCACAGTTGAACCCAGTCGCGCATGGATATGTATACCAGGATGGGACAAGGCCAAACGGCAAAACTAGTGGATCGAGGTTATGA
- the YUH1_2 gene encoding ubiquitinyl hydrolase 1 (EggNog:ENOG503NUZS; MEROPS:MER0000836; COG:O) — MSNPDPPTTTAPAFIPLEANPELMTTLLTNLGMSPTLALHDVYSLTDPDLLSFIPRPAYALLLVFPITPTYESHRLAEDALLPDHVPTPEYPVIWFRQTIRNACGLMGLLHAIANSPAEFITPDSDLDRIVKTALPLDTIGRARLLETEESLARAHRAAAERGDTAAPEATDEVDLHYVAFVKGRDGGLWEMDGRRKGPIRRGELEGEEDVLSEKGLVLGARKFLEREGGDLRFSAVALARGYD; from the coding sequence ATGTCCAACCCCgacccccccaccaccacagcgcCCGCCTTCATCCCCCTCGAAGCCAACCCTGAGCTCATGacaaccctcctcaccaacttGGGCATgtcccccaccctcgccctccacgACGTCTACTCCCTCACCGACCCCGATTTGTTGTCTTTCATCCCCCGCCCAGCctacgccctcctcctcgtcttccccatcaccccaaCCTACGAATCCCACCGTCTGGCGGAggacgccctcctccccgaccaCGTCCCCACCCCGGAATACCCCGTGATTTGGTTCAGACAGACGATCCGCAACGCCTGCGGGCTCATGGGCCTCCTCCACGCCATTGCTAATTCACCCGCCGAGTTCATCACCCCGGACAGCGACCTTGACAGGATTGTCAAGACGGCGTTGCCGCTGGACACGATCGGACGGGCGAGGTTGCTGGAGACAGAGGAgagtttggcgagggcgcatagggcggcggcggagaggggggacACGGCTGCTCCCGAGGCgacggatgaggttgatttgCATTATGTTGCTTTTGtcaaggggagggatggggggctttgggagatggatgggagaCGGAAGGGGCCGAtcaggaggggggagttggagggggaggaggatgtgttGAGcgagaaggggttggtgttgggggcgaggaagtttttggagagggaggggggggatttgaggTTTAGTGCTGTTGCGCTGGCGAGGGGGTATGATtag